The Rosa chinensis cultivar Old Blush chromosome 7, RchiOBHm-V2, whole genome shotgun sequence DNA segment CTGCCTGCAGTTTCAATTAAACGAAGATCAATTCAAGAAAATGATTTATCTCTAACATATTCCAGGAGAAGGTAAAAATGAGAAAACCTTTTGCTTTTCCATGTTAACTATCTCCAGCTTCTCCACCTCATACTTCTTCCGGATGTCATTAATTGCCCAAGTAAATTTGTCATAATGCCAATCCAAAAGTAGTTAAACAACTGTAATGTGTCCAGATGCCTAGATCATAAGAGGTCAGACCTGGTCATTCCTCTGAGATATGTCTTTCAAATGCCTTGACAGTTCTAGTTGTTTACTCTCAAGCATGAGGTCATAGTGCTTCTTATCTTCCACAAGTTTAATTTCAGCAGCAGTCAGCGATGCAAGATTCTGGAACAAAGTACAGAACTGTAAGTACGTAAAATATGGTTTTACGAACATCTCACATTTATATTGAATTACAAACCTCTGTGATCTGTTCTTCCAGATTCTTCTCTCGTTCCTTATATTGCACAATAAGTTGCTCCTTTTCCTCTAGTGTGCTATGAAGCTGGCTGACTTGTTTATCCATCAAATCTACATGCTGCTCATGTGTTTCACCTTGCTTCAGTAAACCATCTATTTGTTCCGCTTTCTTCTGTATCTCTGCTTGTAGTTTCTCTGTATTATCTTTATTCTCAGTTTCTAGTGCTGAGATTTTCAGCAACAGAATTTGCTGCAAGATAGTACAAAAACAAGTTTAATATGACAAAAACACATCTCGTAATATAAAATGTATGTGTTGGTATTTGCAAACCCTTTTATTCTCAGATGATCTTGAACTTTCTGACAGAGAATCAATTTGCAGTTCTAATTCAGACACCAACTTCTCTGTTTCAATCTTCTTTGAGACCAGAGCTTCAGCTTCAAACTCCAACTTCTGTATCCTCTCCCTGGCTATACGGCATTCCTCTGAAAGTTGTGCCATAATAGACTCCTGAACTTTCTGAAGTTCCATGACCTTATTGTTCAACTCCTGATTTACCAATTGTATAGCATCTTTTTCTGATGTCAAGTTCAAGAACCTGACGTGCAGTTGATCATACTGTCTATTAGCAAGCTTGGCAGAAAGGTCTCTCTCCTGATTGACCAACCGGAAGCAAGCCTCGTAGACAGAGTTTAGCTTATCAAACTTTTCTAGAAAGTTCAAACTAACTCTGTCCAATTCAGCCAAATGTGCAGCCAACACATGAACAAAACCTTCAAGATTCTTTATCTCAAGGACTGACATATCTAATCTCTTAACAAGGTCATTGTTGCTCATATGAAGATCATACTTTTCTGTTTCCAAGTTCTCCTGACCAGTTATCAAACGTCTGATTTCGTCCTCTTTCAACTTTAACTCAAGATGCACCTCACCCAATTTAGTGTTCAGACTCTCTGTAGCCAACCTATTAGTTGCTAGAGTTTCTTCAAAGTTCTTAATCATAGCATCTGCAAGGAAAAGACATATGACTGCCGTCATAATGAAAGTCCAAGAGAACTTGAACAAACAATTTAGGAAAAGTCAGCGCATATGCATATGGATTCAGAGACCCTTCTGAAAACCGGTCACCAATGTTTGAAGGATGTGGTTGACCCTCTCCCTTAGATCCCTAGATTACAAAAACAACATATTGCAAATTCAGTATTTGCAGAATCCAAATGAGTGCTGCATTATATAACTCAAGCAATGCATCCAGCTTTTCCAATAAGTCAATACTGTAATCTTTGGATTTAACAATATGTGTTCCAAAAAACCAACTTATCCTATACGTTCCAGCTATATGGTATTGATTTTCATTATCTGAGGAAACAAAATGCAGGATATTTGTACTTGTAATTCTAAATGCATGCGGATTCTTATAGCAATATTAACTCTATCCACTCAGATATATTTTGTCCAAGACTAGTACAACCAAAGCTTCTAAGCAATCTGAGACATGAGAAACTAGATGAATCACAAGATATTCCAAAACTGAAATAAAGTAATGGGTTTAGCTTACCTTGACTACACTCCTGGGGCTTTTGACTTTTGGTGTACTTGTCCTCTTATGTTTTCTTGGATCCTGATGTCAtacagaaaataaaattcagtATTGAGAAATGTATGTCTAAATGTGAAAATGGAGATTGAGCATATAGCTTCACAGAAGTCACCAGGTTCATACCTCAAACATGACTGTGCTTCTTGATTTCCTTTTATTAGTTCTTCCCATTTCCAGTTTCAACTTCATATTCGTCCCGAATGACCTGCAATGCATGAAGAAAGTCCCAGGTAGTTGATGGGATAAAGCAAAAGTTAGTCTCAGGTTGTTGAAGGGATAAGGCAAGAATTAATTGAATCTTAATAAGCAACATTAAATCCTTATTAATACTATTGCCACTAGAAAAAAGATTCATATTAATAATCTGTTTTGACCTACAGAAGTTGCTCTAAACCTAAAGTtgcattatttatgaatataccATCAGTTAAATGCATGAGAGAAATTTCTACCTTTTTAAGGTGCTTTGAAATATTCATTACACTTGGTGAATTCATATTCTCTGAAGCTTTCTTCAACAGTGTTGACACTGGTGTTAGTGTTGCTCCCGCTAGAGGTGAATCCTACACACCAAATAGAATGAAATATCATAATGAGTCATATTGTCATGTGAAAAGGATCAAAcatgaaagaaattaaaatgattTTCAGAATATCGTCCCACCTTCTCATCATGCTTCGGTCTTCTTAGAGAGCGCTGACCTCTCCTTCTCACAACAGGGTTTCTCCTTGACGAAATAGAGTATTCCTGAGACAGAATGAAAGTCATCATATTGGTAGAAATTCCAGACTATTATCAGATTATGAAATTTTATGCTTCAACCAAGATCCCAAGGAGGaaatctatgaaaaatatacgcTCTCCCACTGCATAAATCCATGCCATTTTGCATTGCCCTTCTAAACCTTAGCACAATGCATTCTTGAATAAAGGATCACTCTATTCGATCATGCATATtttaatagaaataaaataaattcgTGTATCTCACTATTCTTATATCagtagttgaatacaaacttcaaaatttaaatagtAAGTTTTATCGGTCATAGATTAGTATCACTGCATCCAGATGTTATTCATGTTAATACAAATTCAAAAACTTTTGtgcaggtgtgtgtgtgtgtgtgtgtgtgtcacagagagagagagagagagagagagagagaagcattgGTTTTAAAGCCAACCTTTTTCGAATTCACTTCAGAAGAAACTAAAATACTTGGAAaactaatcaaattaaacatTGGACTATAATATTATATCAAAACAGAAATGATTTAGGcacttataataaataaatgaaacagAGCTGGTATTGTTTAAGAGTCAATATCCACTCCCACTGGGACAGATGAAGCCACATTTCTCAGCTATACATTCTTTCATGTAGGACAgggaacaaaaaagaaaagactgtTAAAAAGGAGACTAACCAGAAGAGAATGGgacaatcaagaaaaaatttcattcataggGAAATTTACTAAACACAAAAGTACTTTTTCCTCTGTTTTTCTAGTAAACCAAACAGACCTTCAATTAAAGAAAGCATATGGAAAGCCACACATTAGGAGCTGAAGAAACACAAAAAGATCACAAATTCACATTCTCctacattgaaaaaaaaaaaaaaggaggaaggaaaaattaaaatgagaccAACATTTGGGGCTGAATTTGACTCCGCAGGAAGAACTATTTTCCTCTGTTACTTTGATTATATAAACCAAATAAGACCTTCATGTAAGAAAAAACACACATACAACCATGCATTGATCAATACTCAGATAAAGAAACACCAAAAAGATCATAAATTTACATTCTTTAACATCAAATGGAAACGATTTCACTTCTTACAAACAATTTTCCTCTGTTTTTCTCAGCAATACATTGATCAATACCCAGATAAAGAAACACCATAAAGATGATAAATTCACGTTCTTTAACataaaaaagaatgaaagaaaagaatgaaagactGACCATTTGAAACTGAACTCGTGCTCGGGGGAACTTCATCGTCCTTCTTGGGCACACGAGCTGTGGGGTCGATTCTGCAGCCGAAGACTGGTGTAATTGATTGTGTGGTGCCCATCCTCACGTTGAGACTGAATCTCGGTAAGctcaaagaagatgaagaagaagaacccactTCAGGTCttcgagaagaagaagaacccacATCGGGATTTTGAGGAGGATCCATGTCAGGTGCTTGAACAGAGCAAATGGCTTTTCACTTCTTGGAAATGGGAATTTtggtgaagaaagaaagaaaagagagaaatggGTTTTGAGGAGAAATGGGAGAGAAGAGAATGAAATGAAGGGTGCTTTGGTTTTGGGGGGTTTTTGTCAGAGAAACTGGAAAGGTTATGAGTGTGTTAGGAGAGTGTGCCTTCCTTCTTCTCTCTATTTATTGTCTTATTATGGGCGCTATCTTTGTCTGCACGAATGTGTACGGCCGAGTTCACcaaaaatcaatttttattttgtgtttttgtataGCCTTCAACTTGGGCAAGTGTTGGAATTTAACTTCCATTTCTTATTGCAATACCGCTTGAATCTAGTGAGTTTCCATGCCCCCAGATTCTCAACACCAAACAGGACCTATTTGGGACATGAAATGGAAAGTTAATTACTTGTCCCCATACAAGTCCACTTTGGAGCTTGCCAAGTAAATAGTATTCAAAATTTTACTTGGAGTTGCCTAAAAATCAGCTCCTAGTTCTAAATTTTACTTTGACATTGTGACTCAAGTGGGTAAATAATGAGGATTAGAGTGATTGATTTGGCTGTTGTTTAGGGTTCAGTGGAAGAGTATCTGATTTGGCTGTTGGCTAGGGTTTAGTTAAATTTAAGTATGTGTTTGTGGATGTGGgagtatttatttatatatgataCAGAATTCAGAGGAAGGTAGATATGGGAAGATGTATAGCCGGGTAATAGAGGGACTGAGTTAAAAGTCAGTGCATGCCTCTCAGACCAGGGTTTCAAATTCCAATGGAGTGAAGTTATTCAGATGAGCTGGTGTAGGCTTCTGCCATGAGAGGTTTTGGTTGATAACCTTCTGAGAGATATGACTCTCCTTCTCTCTGTCATCCTGATGTTTATCCAATTATCCCAATCATGTGAATAAATTCTATCACTTTAGTCCAATCGATATATTTAATTGCTCACCATTACATGAGAGCTAGCTACCCCAGTTTCATGTGGATGATTGGTGGAACACTATACATTAATAGGAGCAACAAAAATTGCAGATTAAGCATAATGGTGTTTCTGTAGAAGCTAGTGATAATAAGGTGGGCATAATAGGGAtcttagcttttttttttattttttttttgaagtaaagtGTCAAATCCAGTAATCCACACAAATAAATAGCACTTTTCTAATACAAAGATCTTACAACAAGAAACAAAAACCACACAGCAGCAGCAAGAGGATATAAATTATATCACACAGGCCAAAGTCTCCATATATGGATTATTAGATGCTTTAGGATAATAAGCTGCGTCAACTCGTAAGAGAGAATCATCAACTCCGGCCTTGGGAGTTAACTCAACAGATTTGAAGGTCTTGCTCTCAAGATTATAAGAAATGAGTTTACCAGGAGTATGCAGCAACAGAGACGaactttcctcttcttcattttcgtCTCGATGGAGAGAGAACAACAAATTGTCCATAAAcaaacactacaccaaaaatcgcatcagacaacggcagaaaaccgatgtgggatttggagtcccaccgttgtagagtgagccgttgtctgatgaaaaatcagacaacggtggaacacagttgtgtgataaacatacagacaacaggtttgtgttataactgttgtgtgatagctcggcagatgcgaagcgcagctgcgcagcaaTTGAGGCgttgtcttcagacaacagtgccagttttaagctgttgtatgttaagcatatcagacaacatttttttattttgtctgttgtctgattgatcttcaaacttcagttcttggactatatctgttgtgtgattaactttaggacaacagagttcaattaattctgttgtctgagtataaatcagaagacactaattcgttaaaaaccgatgtgtgatatgattgattacaatgtgtttttgtcccatttttggccattcagacaacaggcaatgatcattatatctaatctgttgtgtgatcatttgaacatctCATTACTAAATTacattgtgcattcatttggtccatttaccaaataCAAACATAGCGaaccatcaaatgattcatataaccaatactttaaacttcaaaagcaaaaggggtgcatttcccaatcattgaagccaacattttacacaaaagcattctagtgcatgcccatctacttgggacatcaaaaaattgatacacatatatatacatattgttCCAAACCATGccacacatggtgcatgacaatgtaccagcagagaagcacaaaaaatatGCTTTCCTTATCTAAAATGTACCAGCAACAAGCGCGCTACTTCATGACTCTTGCTcatgtgttgacaacaaacttcccccacttatttcgcacttgatcaatatccgcttgggtgtattggctgctgcctctcctctcccactgaacaTCTTTAACAGCCTCTAGCCTATAAAGTTTTCCAGCTTTCCAAATTGGACCTTCTGCCTTGAATTCCAGATTTACATGGGGACCTTTTATGATGTTACCAAACAATTCCAAAACCCAATTCTCAAGTACATCAAGAGATTCTGCATTGAGTacaatatcacaatgaatatatattttgacaTCGGACTCTGGAGCATTAAAAAGCAGGATATTATATGTCAATGTAATAACAATGGCTCAATAACAGCATACAAAATTCCATCTACATTATAATAACAACTGCCAAAACACTATGATTTCTAACGGCCCAAGGCCTCATTGAAAAGTGCTAGTGAAATTATTTTTAGATTCAGAAACCAAAATATACCCTAGATCTCTCCAGCACGTTGCCTATTTTGAATTCCCACTATGATTTCTAACGGCCCAAAGGCCTCATCCAAAAGTCCtagtgaaattattttcggCTTCATTGCCTATTTAGAATTCTAGGTATCAGAATAGTCACTATGAACACCATTACTGACAAACCCACAATGCTTAATTGTGTTCTCCTA contains these protein-coding regions:
- the LOC112178501 gene encoding synaptonemal complex protein 1, whose amino-acid sequence is MTAVICLFLADAMIKNFEETLATNRLATESLNTKLGEVHLELKLKEDEIRRLITGQENLETEKYDLHMSNNDLVKRLDMSVLEIKNLEGFVHVLAAHLAELDRVSLNFLEKFDKLNSVYEACFRLVNQERDLSAKLANRQYDQLHVRFLNLTSEKDAIQLVNQELNNKVMELQKVQESIMAQLSEECRIARERIQKLEFEAEALVSKKIETEKLVSELELQIDSLSESSRSSENKRQILLLKISALETENKDNTEKLQAEIQKKAEQIDGLLKQGETHEQHVDLMDKQVSQLHSTLEEKEQLIVQYKEREKNLEEQITENLASLTAAEIKLVEDKKHYDLMLESKQLELSRHLKDISQRNDQKYEVEKLEIVNMEKQKAEKLVRERAIECEKKLEECREESRQHLMHVQEEHTALVSSLQQEHDKKERSIKAKHSEELKQIQLQAENELREKISSMRNEHEAQLKALRLQHEDEIKKLQEDLDLQKSKEEKQRALLQLQWKVMSDKPEEEQEVNSKKEYSISSRRNPVVRRRGQRSLRRPEHEKDSPLVGAKQTPVSTLLKKASENINSPTVMNISKHHKKVIRDEYEVETGNGRTIKRKLRSTVMFEDPRKHKRTSTPKVKSPRSVVKGSKGEGQPRPSNIVDLFSKGSLNPYADDPYAFD